The DNA sequence TCGGCGGAGGCGCAGCGGCTGCTGGAGACGACGCGTGCGGCCCTCTACGCGGGGATTGCGGCCGTGCGGGCCGGCGTCCGCGTCAGCCAGGTCTCGGCCGCCGTGCAGAAGGTGGTCGAGGACAACGGGTTCCGCGTGGTGACCGACTACACCGGGCACGGCATCGGCAGGGCGCTGCATGAAGAGCCCAGGGTGCCGAACTTCGTCCGCGCGGGATGGATGAGCAGCGACCCCGTGCTGGAGCGCGGCACGGCGATCGCCATCGAGCCGATGGTGAACGTCGGCACGCACCGGACCGCCGTGCTGCCGAACGGCTGGACGGTCGTGACGCGCGACGGGAGCCTGTCGGCCCACTTCGAGCACACGGTGGCGGTGGAGGAGCAGGGCGCCGTCCTGCTCACATTGCCCTGAATGACTTGCAGAGCCGCCGTGGCCGCGTTATAATGCCTTTTTTGGGTTCGGTATGGCAAAGGAAGAACCGATCAGAGTGCCGGGCAGGATCAAGGAAGCCCTGCCCAACGCGATGTTCCTCGTGGCGCTGGAGGACGGGCATGAGGTCCTCGCCCACGTGTCCGGGAGGATGCGCCTGAGATTCATCCGCATCCTGCCCGGGGATACGGTGACGCTGGAGATGTCCCCCTACGACCTGACCAAGGGGCGCATCGTCTGGCGCGACTGACCGGAGCATTGCAGATCAGGGGGCGCCTCGGGCCTGTCCCTGGACTGCCGGGAGACCACAAATGAAGGTGCGTTCCAGCGTAAAGCGTATGTGTGAGGACTGCAAGATCGTGCGCCGCAAGGGCGTCGTGCGGGTGATATGCCGTAACCCCAAGCACAAGCAGCGACAGGGGTGAGCAGATATGCCGCGTTTGGTTGGTGTCGACATACCGGGCGATAAGAGCGTTGCCGTCTCCCTCACGTACATCTACGGCGTGGGCAAGACCTCGGCGCGCGTCATCTGCGACGTGCTGGATATCGATTCGAACAAGAAGGCCCACGAACTGACCGAAGACGAGTTGAGCCGCATCGCGGCCTACGTCGAGAAGAACTTCATTGTCGAAGGCGAGTTGCGCCGCCTGGAGGCGAGCAACATCGCGCGTCTGCGCCAGATCAACTGCTACCGGGGCATCCGGCACCGCAGGGGCCTGCCCGTGCGCGGGCAGAGGACGCGCACGAATGCCCGCACCCGCAAGGGCAAGAAGCGCACCGTCGCCGGCAAGAAGGGCGTCAAGGAACTTGCTCACTGAGAGAGGCCGCCGGCGCGCCTCGGACGGCTGCCGGCGCGCGGGCCCTCGGTGTGCCGCGCGCAGCGGCGCGACCCAGTCGTGCGGGTGAGACGGCGTGCCGAAGAGCGAACTCCACAAGTACCTGCAGGACCGGAGCCGGCTTCTGCAGGCGGTGTGCCTGCTCGGGCCTGCGGGCCGGTCGGACGAACGCAAGGCCAAGAAGCTCGGCGAGATCGCCGGCTTCTGCGAGTTGATTTTGACATATGTGGACCGGTTCCTGGCGCGTCGCCCTGCGGTGAGCGTCGTGGAGTTCTCCTGCGGCAAGAGCTACCTGGGCGTCGTGCTCTGCGTGCTTCTGCGTGACCTGGCCGGCAAGCAGGCGCAACTGGTCGGCGTGGACTGGAACCCGGCGCTGATCGAGACGTGCCGGCGTGTGGCCGAGGCGGCCGGCGTGAAGGACGCCCGGTTCGTGGCGTCCAGGACGCGCGAGTTCCGGGCCGACGAGCCGTTCGACCTGGCCGTTGCGCTGCATGCATGCGACACCGCCACGGACGAGGCGATCGCCAAGGGCATCGAGCTGGGCGTGCCGCTGATCCTGACCGTGCCGTGCTGTCAGAACCAGATACGCGGTCAGATCGAGACGGGCCACCCGCTGGTGGCCATGACGGAGTTCGGGCCGATTCGGTACCGGCTGGCCAACATGCTGACGGACGTGCTGAGGGCGCAGTTTCTGCGCAGTGCCGGGTACGTGGTGGAGATGCAGGAGATCGTCTCGCCCCGGCTGACGCCGAAGAACCTGTGCATCTGCGCACGGATGCCGCGGCGGCGCCCGAAGGCGGGACGCGACGAGGGCTACCGGGCGCTGAAGGCGTTCTTCGGAGTGCGGCCGGCTCTGGAGCGGCTGTGCCCGAATGTCGTGCCTGAACGGGAGAACTGAGAA is a window from the Candidatus Brocadiaceae bacterium genome containing:
- the map gene encoding type I methionyl aminopeptidase; this translates as MTGIEVKTPAQVAQMRQAGRLVAEVLDLVAGMARAGVTTEQLDRAAEGHIVAGGGRPSFKGYRGFPASICASLNEEVVHGIPGARVLCDGDLLKVDVGAQWQGYHADAAVTVPIGDVSAEAQRLLETTRAALYAGIAAVRAGVRVSQVSAAVQKVVEDNGFRVVTDYTGHGIGRALHEEPRVPNFVRAGWMSSDPVLERGTAIAIEPMVNVGTHRTAVLPNGWTVVTRDGSLSAHFEHTVAVEEQGAVLLTLP
- a CDS encoding SAM-dependent methyltransferase, with amino-acid sequence MPKSELHKYLQDRSRLLQAVCLLGPAGRSDERKAKKLGEIAGFCELILTYVDRFLARRPAVSVVEFSCGKSYLGVVLCVLLRDLAGKQAQLVGVDWNPALIETCRRVAEAAGVKDARFVASRTREFRADEPFDLAVALHACDTATDEAIAKGIELGVPLILTVPCCQNQIRGQIETGHPLVAMTEFGPIRYRLANMLTDVLRAQFLRSAGYVVEMQEIVSPRLTPKNLCICARMPRRRPKAGRDEGYRALKAFFGVRPALERLCPNVVPEREN
- the rpmJ gene encoding 50S ribosomal protein L36, translating into MKVRSSVKRMCEDCKIVRRKGVVRVICRNPKHKQRQG
- the rpsM gene encoding 30S ribosomal protein S13; the encoded protein is MPRLVGVDIPGDKSVAVSLTYIYGVGKTSARVICDVLDIDSNKKAHELTEDELSRIAAYVEKNFIVEGELRRLEASNIARLRQINCYRGIRHRRGLPVRGQRTRTNARTRKGKKRTVAGKKGVKELAH
- the infA gene encoding translation initiation factor IF-1, giving the protein MAKEEPIRVPGRIKEALPNAMFLVALEDGHEVLAHVSGRMRLRFIRILPGDTVTLEMSPYDLTKGRIVWRD